From Glycine max cultivar Williams 82 chromosome 11, Glycine_max_v4.0, whole genome shotgun sequence, the proteins below share one genomic window:
- the LOC100500211 gene encoding Late embryogenesis abundant protein At5g17165-like, with the protein MAANSSSRGITALGKRVANRIWTSNAPPLTSRRGAYSSGSVYDKNPDDEIQSGQVPDDVIQAATQSGKYWAPHPQTGVFGPPGGGDQTASAIHSDALEEKAWFRPTSLEDFEKPHTLP; encoded by the exons ATGGCCGCCAATTCCAGTAGCCGAGGGATCACCGCCTTAGGGAAGCGAGTCGCCAACCGGATCTGGACTTCCAACGCACCTCCTCTCACTTCAAG GAGGGGAGCATACAGTAGCGGCTCAGTGTACGACAAGAACCCTGATGATGAGATCCAGTCTGGGCAGGTCCCAGACGATGTGATCCAGGCGGCAACACAATCCGGCAAATACTGGGCCCCACATCCACAGACTGGGGTATTTGGGCCCCCCGGAGGAGGTGACCAAACTGCTTCTGCCATTCACTCTGATGCGCTGGAGGAGAAGGCCTGGTTTCGCCCCACCAGTCTCGAGGATTTCGAGAAGCCTCACACCCTTCCTTAA
- the LOC100818745 gene encoding protein PLANT CADMIUM RESISTANCE 10-like isoform X1, translating to MKNQHGYVPPAYIPLGPSDSEAVDVSLLQRSSTNGSNQMQAQWSSGICACCDDMQSCCIGCLCPCFLFGKNADFLGSGTFLGSCVTHFILWSVVNTACCLLTDGLFWGLPGCLVSCYACGYRKALRSKYNLPEAPCGDFVTHFCCHPCAICQEYREIRERSGDCEATDLKLAVVTAPPIQTMHSDSKQ from the exons ATGAAGAACCAACACGGTTATGTGCCACCTGCTTACATACCTTTGGGGCCGTCGGATTCAGAGGCAGTGGATGTCTCTCTGCTTCAGCGTTCTAGTACCAATGGATCAAACCAAATGCAGGCTCAGTGGTCTTCTGGAATCTGTGCTTGTTGCGATGATATGCAGAGTT GTTGTATTGGTTGTCTTTGTCCTTGCTTTCTCTTTGGGAAGAATGCAGACTTTCTGGGTTCTGGAACTTTCCTGGGATCATGTGTGACCCATTTTATATTATGGAGTGTGGTTAATACAGCCTGTTGCTTATTAACTGATGGCTTGTTTTGGGGATTACCTGGATGCCTTGTTTCATGTTATGCTTGTGGCTACCGCAAGGCTTTAAGGTCAAAGTATAATTTGCCG GAAGCACCCTGTGGGGATTTTGTTACCCATTTTTGCTGCCATCCTTGTGCCATTTGTCAAGAGTACCGTGAGATACGTGAAAGATCTGGGGATTGTGAAGCCACAGACTTGAAGCTAGCTGTAGTTACAGCTCCGCCAATTCAGACAATGCATTCTGATTCTAAGCAGTAA